The Candidatus Wallbacteria bacterium genome window below encodes:
- a CDS encoding glucodextranase DOMON-like domain-containing protein has translation MRKLLLLLCATMLIAGCQQPKMPPLVGRSEKKTCFEWQDKTFDDHGPGTYTYPRDENLYERGTFDLIRFQVIDAGMEIYFRMEFRGRLNKQGLPTEASGWNHQLIDIYIDTNRLERLGYKEALPGRNVTFKPDSAWEKVILVSPLEGWEMKSYIEEKTEHLELKDMLIKKELIVPDFYFVSESVIVAKVLKKDLGEPLPNWGYQVLVMGFDKNNTDPNAFMNMEVKAVRGTNNFGGGSNFSGDTNVIDLLENSEGQQEKELRVFTSNGFKSDDKLAVIPMMYHQTAQSEVLLPTAVEQKIPSAQKETVVIPPIRTKQLSEICRNNMRELLDSAKKYWAENPDDPNVTVYDLLLGGYIKDIPKCPAGGRYDVFGEDTKKLKVKCYNPGGESHGIYEEEK, from the coding sequence ATGAGAAAGCTGCTGCTGCTGTTGTGTGCAACAATGCTGATTGCAGGCTGTCAGCAGCCTAAAATGCCGCCGCTGGTCGGCAGATCTGAGAAAAAGACCTGCTTTGAATGGCAGGATAAGACATTTGATGATCATGGACCAGGCACGTACACCTATCCCAGAGATGAAAATCTATACGAACGCGGTACCTTTGATCTGATAAGATTTCAAGTGATAGATGCCGGGATGGAGATCTATTTCAGGATGGAATTCCGCGGCAGGCTCAATAAGCAGGGTCTGCCGACAGAGGCTTCAGGCTGGAATCATCAGCTGATCGACATCTACATAGACACCAATCGCCTTGAAAGACTGGGTTATAAAGAGGCTCTACCAGGCAGAAACGTGACTTTCAAACCTGATTCCGCCTGGGAAAAGGTGATCCTGGTTTCCCCATTGGAAGGCTGGGAAATGAAGAGCTATATCGAGGAAAAAACCGAGCATCTGGAACTTAAAGACATGCTTATTAAAAAAGAGCTGATCGTGCCTGATTTCTATTTTGTGTCTGAATCTGTGATCGTAGCCAAGGTGCTGAAAAAAGACCTTGGCGAACCACTCCCGAACTGGGGCTATCAGGTGCTGGTAATGGGGTTCGATAAAAACAACACTGATCCCAATGCCTTCATGAACATGGAAGTCAAAGCTGTCAGGGGTACCAATAATTTTGGCGGAGGTTCCAATTTCTCCGGCGATACGAACGTGATTGATTTATTAGAGAATTCGGAAGGACAGCAGGAGAAAGAATTGCGCGTCTTCACCTCGAATGGTTTCAAGAGTGACGACAAGCTGGCAGTGATCCCGATGATGTATCACCAGACTGCGCAGAGTGAAGTCCTGCTGCCAACAGCGGTCGAGCAGAAAATCCCATCTGCGCAGAAAGAAACTGTGGTCATACCCCCAATCCGGACTAAGCAACTTTCAGAAATCTGCCGAAATAATATGCGAGAGCTGCTGGATAGTGCGAAGAAATACTGGGCGGAAAACCCTGATGACCCGAATGTGACAGTCTACGATCTGCTGCTGGGAGGGTACATCAAGGACATTCCGAAGTGTCCTGCCGGCGGCCGCTATGATGTTTTCGGCGAGGATACTAAGAAGCTGAAAGTTAAATGCTACAACCCAGGGGGCGAATCGCATGGCATCTATGAGGAGGAAAAATGA
- a CDS encoding nucleoside-diphosphate sugar epimerase/dehydratase, translated as MLIIGAGEAGRMVADEILKLLRSYEILGFIDDDEKKLGTSYKNVKVLGTRFQISELANRLEIDEILIAIPSATATTIQSLIDKCEASRVSFKIVPGISEIIQGKVSLKQIREIQPEDLLGREKVLIKATSLRKKFKDSTILITGAGGSIGSEITRQLSRCKPGNLVLVDQSEYNLYHLDLDLKSQIAGKYQLHLTNILDLPKLQKIFRSSKPDFVFHAAAYKHVPLLEQQVDEAVKTNIFGTRNLVNLSREHGAKSFVFISTDKAVRPKSVMGMTKKVAEALCLSASDDHTSFRAVRFGNVLLSQGSVVPLFKEQISRGGPVTVTHPDIIRYFMTTSEAAQLVIQASCIGQGGDLFILDMGEPVRIMDLARQMIIMSGYIPDKEIKIKITGLRPGEKLMEELLTKEENLTTTKNQKIFISNPKIFKSIELTSLLQSLEKEIDCQDGRLKDKLEEFCEKEGTCELK; from the coding sequence GTGCTGATAATCGGCGCCGGAGAAGCTGGACGGATGGTGGCCGATGAGATCTTGAAGCTCCTCCGCAGTTATGAAATTCTCGGTTTCATCGATGATGATGAGAAAAAGCTCGGCACATCCTATAAAAACGTCAAGGTACTCGGCACCCGTTTTCAGATATCAGAGCTCGCCAACCGGCTTGAAATAGACGAAATCCTGATCGCGATCCCGTCTGCCACAGCCACCACCATTCAAAGCCTGATCGATAAATGCGAAGCCTCCCGGGTCAGTTTCAAGATCGTGCCTGGTATCTCTGAAATCATTCAGGGAAAAGTCAGCCTCAAGCAGATCAGGGAGATACAGCCCGAAGACCTGCTGGGCCGGGAAAAAGTGTTGATCAAAGCCACTTCCTTACGCAAAAAATTCAAGGACAGCACCATCCTGATCACTGGAGCAGGCGGTTCGATCGGTTCTGAAATCACCAGGCAGCTTTCCCGCTGCAAGCCTGGAAATCTGGTACTGGTGGATCAGAGCGAATACAATCTTTACCACCTGGACCTGGACCTGAAAAGTCAGATTGCGGGAAAATATCAGCTGCATCTCACCAATATCCTTGATCTTCCCAAACTGCAGAAGATTTTTCGGAGCAGCAAACCTGATTTTGTGTTCCATGCCGCAGCTTACAAACATGTTCCTCTGCTTGAACAGCAGGTGGATGAAGCCGTAAAAACCAACATCTTCGGCACCAGGAACCTGGTCAATCTCTCCAGGGAACATGGTGCAAAAAGCTTTGTCTTCATTTCCACGGATAAAGCGGTACGGCCAAAAAGCGTGATGGGCATGACAAAGAAAGTGGCGGAAGCCCTGTGCCTTTCTGCCAGCGACGACCATACCTCCTTCAGAGCAGTGCGCTTCGGCAATGTGCTCCTGAGCCAGGGAAGCGTGGTGCCGCTCTTCAAAGAGCAGATCAGCCGGGGCGGTCCTGTGACTGTAACACATCCGGACATCATCCGTTATTTCATGACTACCAGCGAAGCAGCCCAGCTGGTGATCCAGGCTTCCTGCATTGGACAAGGCGGGGATCTGTTCATTCTGGACATGGGCGAACCGGTCAGAATCATGGATCTGGCAAGACAGATGATCATCATGTCAGGCTACATTCCGGACAAAGAGATAAAAATCAAGATCACAGGCCTCAGACCGGGTGAAAAGCTGATGGAAGAGCTTCTGACCAAGGAAGAGAATCTGACCACCACTAAAAACCAGAAAATTTTCATTTCAAATCCTAAAATATTTAAAAGTATTGAACTGACGTCCCTTCTCCAGAGCCTGGAAAAAGAAATCGACTGTCAGGACGGGCGGCTCAAGGATAAGCTGGAGGAATTCTGTGAAAAAGAAGGGACCTGTGAGCTGAAATGA
- a CDS encoding sugar transferase yields the protein MNRREILVSLLFDILLTQVAVLYSFYLRFGYEIPPHEFANYLDILPFFILVTPLIFYFFGIYQINYRYAGISNFLTIPLANFIALLVLTSVVFFSRSLGFSRIILVFFYLLGSFFFMCWRMILLTLAMINWQNKVLLRRVMLISYSAENRNLMDFLQKHPEYGYLPVLKWPDCNHSVRLIGEEVLTLINTYQIDEVFLDTEGLSEDEILKNTSNLTELGITLKLLPGLFDFYKANFEITEVGGYLLLTTRKNPGTWHLVFKDLLDYLVAILVLIFCSPILAVIAALIKFSSPEGNILYLQRRTGKGGKIFSMYKFRTMRPEADKTGPLLTAKNDSRIYPFGRFLRKWSLDELPQLINVIKGDMSLVGPRPEVPEITADYLPWQKRVFQTKPGITGLSQISGRADLSIIEKLKLDLFYIENYNLMLDLKIILKTILVVLRREGAY from the coding sequence ATGAACCGTCGCGAGATCCTGGTTTCCCTGCTTTTTGACATTCTGCTGACGCAGGTTGCCGTACTCTATAGTTTCTATCTTAGATTCGGCTACGAAATCCCGCCGCATGAATTTGCGAATTATCTGGATATTTTGCCATTCTTCATCCTGGTGACGCCTTTGATTTTTTACTTTTTCGGGATTTATCAGATAAATTACCGCTACGCAGGAATTTCAAATTTTCTGACCATCCCGCTCGCTAATTTCATTGCATTGCTGGTTCTGACTTCCGTAGTTTTTTTCAGCCGCTCGCTGGGTTTTTCAAGAATCATCCTGGTCTTTTTTTACCTGCTGGGTTCCTTTTTTTTCATGTGCTGGAGAATGATTCTTTTGACTCTCGCCATGATCAACTGGCAGAACAAGGTCCTGCTGAGAAGAGTGATGCTGATCTCCTATTCCGCTGAAAACAGAAATCTGATGGATTTTCTGCAGAAACACCCTGAATATGGATACCTGCCTGTTCTGAAATGGCCGGACTGCAACCATTCCGTCCGTCTGATCGGCGAGGAAGTGCTTACCCTGATCAACACTTATCAGATCGACGAAGTCTTTCTTGATACTGAGGGTTTGAGCGAAGATGAAATCCTCAAAAACACATCGAATCTGACGGAACTGGGAATCACTCTGAAACTGCTGCCCGGATTGTTCGATTTTTACAAAGCTAATTTCGAAATCACAGAAGTCGGCGGATACCTGCTCCTGACCACCAGGAAAAATCCCGGGACCTGGCATCTGGTATTCAAAGACTTGCTCGATTATCTGGTCGCCATCCTGGTACTGATTTTCTGCTCCCCGATCCTGGCTGTGATCGCTGCCTTGATCAAATTCAGTTCACCTGAAGGGAACATCCTGTACCTTCAGCGCAGAACCGGTAAAGGCGGCAAGATTTTCAGCATGTACAAGTTCCGCACCATGCGTCCTGAGGCAGACAAAACCGGACCACTGCTCACGGCTAAAAACGATTCCAGGATTTATCCATTCGGACGTTTTCTCAGAAAATGGTCCCTGGACGAGCTGCCCCAGCTGATCAATGTCATCAAGGGTGACATGAGCCTGGTCGGACCAAGGCCGGAAGTCCCTGAAATCACTGCAGATTATCTGCCCTGGCAGAAGCGGGTGTTCCAGACCAAGCCCGGGATCACAGGATTATCCCAGATCAGCGGCAGGGCGGACCTCTCAATTATCGAGAAATTGAAACTGGACCTCTTCTATATCGAGAATTATAACCTGATGCTGGACCTGAAAATCATTTTGAAAACCATCCTGGTAGTGCTGCGGCGCGAAGGTGCATATTAG
- a CDS encoding polyphenol oxidase family protein, translating to MSINRSDLIIFQDSARLLAGFTKIPLSLNTLFSEVSMQQRFLDLPVVPVRLKQIHSTLIFKGDSVAPLIDGDGLYTSEKNVLLITSHADCVPLYLYSDNLILLSHCGRAGTFNGMVEKSLEIMLSGSEPGGIKALIGPGICGKCYEVGEAVYREFSTRYRPDSPEFRVDLPRVIKTILINSGIPADNITSSGLCTCHDPSFFSFRRDGTKMRNAAFFMLKS from the coding sequence ATGAGTATCAATCGAAGTGATCTGATTATTTTTCAGGACAGCGCCCGGCTCCTGGCAGGATTCACTAAAATCCCGCTCTCTCTAAATACACTGTTTTCCGAAGTAAGCATGCAGCAGAGATTTCTCGATCTACCGGTTGTACCGGTGCGCCTGAAGCAGATTCACAGTACTCTCATCTTCAAAGGTGATTCGGTTGCGCCACTGATTGATGGGGACGGGCTTTACACTTCTGAAAAAAATGTGCTGCTGATTACCTCACACGCAGATTGCGTTCCCCTGTATCTTTATTCCGACAATCTGATTCTTCTCTCCCATTGCGGCCGGGCGGGAACATTCAACGGGATGGTGGAAAAATCCCTGGAGATCATGCTGTCCGGGTCAGAACCGGGAGGGATCAAAGCTTTAATCGGTCCCGGGATCTGCGGAAAATGCTATGAAGTGGGAGAAGCTGTTTACCGGGAGTTTTCCACCAGATACCGTCCTGATTCCCCGGAATTCAGGGTGGATCTGCCCCGGGTGATCAAGACAATTCTGATCAATTCAGGAATCCCGGCAGATAATATCACATCAAGCGGTCTCTGCACCTGTCATGATCCAAGCTTTTTCTCCTTCCGCCGCGATGGCACGAAAATGAGAAACGCCGCATTTTTCATGCTGAAATCATGA
- a CDS encoding gliding motility-associated C-terminal domain-containing protein, translating to MRRTFFLFLLFFFVNSAWAASSMSLITTKTQVSLNEVFYIDINLSSVEAFQKLAFTLEFDKTHFEGQDNCPDIPNSGSDGQMALGTVFGNEYNLVANTIKNTDGKITFSIEDSGVGKISMGVQIARAKFKCISSDVGHFTFTLSGITVNTGTTIANVTKDIWIGSQSITSIGLAGGTATGPGGLTLTFPVGAVLSNTSISIVKVTPASIPNAPAFPSDSNYASTAMAWQMTPEMYFKRPVTLTINYSTNELGTADEKYLKLYWLNPALNSWVRIGGESNSTTKIVKWEIMHFSYFLLVSDKFKAEHIRITDDKAIPNPFSPNGNSKSDWSTISFHISKDAKESTVKIYDINGRLIRLFFEKKALLKGEIHVEWDGKNDYTEIVPTGIYIYYIGVRDYDDRLDEKKRTIVVSKKME from the coding sequence ATGAGAAGGACTTTTTTCCTTTTTCTGTTGTTTTTTTTCGTTAATTCCGCCTGGGCAGCTTCCTCAATGTCCCTTATCACCACCAAGACTCAGGTCTCCCTCAACGAAGTTTTCTACATTGACATCAACCTCTCCAGTGTCGAAGCATTTCAGAAGCTTGCCTTTACCCTGGAATTCGACAAAACTCATTTCGAGGGCCAGGACAATTGCCCGGATATTCCCAACTCAGGCAGCGACGGTCAGATGGCACTGGGGACAGTCTTCGGCAATGAGTATAACCTGGTTGCCAATACGATCAAGAATACTGACGGAAAAATCACCTTCTCCATCGAAGACAGCGGAGTCGGCAAGATCAGCATGGGTGTGCAGATCGCCAGAGCCAAATTCAAGTGCATTTCCTCGGATGTGGGTCATTTTACTTTCACATTGAGCGGAATCACAGTAAATACAGGGACAACCATCGCGAATGTCACTAAAGACATCTGGATCGGCAGCCAGTCGATCACCAGCATAGGCTTGGCAGGCGGCACAGCTACAGGACCAGGCGGTCTCACTCTCACTTTCCCTGTCGGAGCTGTTCTCTCCAACACGTCAATCTCGATCGTGAAAGTAACTCCGGCGTCCATCCCGAATGCGCCTGCCTTCCCGAGCGACTCTAATTACGCCAGCACTGCCATGGCCTGGCAGATGACCCCGGAGATGTATTTCAAGAGACCTGTGACTCTAACCATCAACTACTCCACCAATGAACTGGGTACGGCAGACGAAAAGTATCTGAAACTCTACTGGCTTAATCCTGCCCTCAATTCCTGGGTGCGGATCGGTGGAGAATCGAATTCAACCACCAAAATCGTCAAATGGGAGATCATGCACTTCTCCTATTTTCTTCTGGTATCGGACAAGTTCAAGGCCGAACACATCAGGATTACTGATGACAAGGCAATTCCAAACCCGTTTTCACCAAACGGCAATTCCAAAAGCGACTGGAGCACGATTTCATTTCATATCTCCAAGGACGCCAAGGAATCCACAGTCAAAATATATGACATCAACGGCAGGTTGATCAGGCTGTTTTTCGAAAAAAAAGCCCTGCTGAAAGGTGAAATCCATGTCGAATGGGACGGGAAAAACGATTATACCGAGATCGTACCAACAGGAATCTATATTTATTACATTGGAGTCAGGGACTATGATGACAGACTGGACGAAAAAAAGAGAACCATAGTGGTTTCCAAAAAAATGGAATGA
- a CDS encoding metallophosphoesterase: MPKISMLFLLCAFLTATFARDIDVYFHFKAPQAKTICIAMECMDWEQDANPMQKGPDGVFTLKMEINPGEYPYMYVVDGKYWVQDPEAQSIRIENTPASLLIVGTEAERAAERAVQAGNADQALQAAQDLRGYDELSQFQAPANFCFGILGDCRDGEGIYKALLSKIKEFKGVMVANNGDMVSGPTVYNEWLTFIQDTKNADIPFVAALGNHDTKKAADTVWDSKLFKIPQKDFYYSLNFGNCAFFFLNTEYTKGSFPISGAQMDWLKSELSSSTAKNKFVFVHRPLYPLKSQGQHYNDSLNIYPADRDALLQLFKDNGVKYIFCGHEHFYNRQTVEGVENVIVGGAGAPLYTSAAKGGYYHFVLVTVKNGTVKCEVYKYDSTAGTYQISDTF; the protein is encoded by the coding sequence ATGCCTAAAATTTCCATGCTTTTTCTGCTTTGCGCCTTCTTGACCGCCACTTTTGCCAGAGACATTGATGTTTATTTCCATTTCAAGGCACCACAAGCCAAGACAATTTGCATAGCCATGGAATGCATGGACTGGGAACAGGACGCCAACCCTATGCAAAAAGGACCTGACGGAGTTTTCACGCTGAAAATGGAAATCAATCCTGGCGAATATCCCTACATGTATGTAGTGGATGGTAAATACTGGGTCCAGGACCCTGAAGCACAGTCAATCAGGATTGAAAATACCCCGGCCTCGCTTCTGATCGTCGGCACAGAAGCTGAACGTGCCGCTGAGCGCGCTGTCCAGGCCGGGAACGCGGACCAGGCTCTCCAGGCTGCCCAGGATCTTAGGGGTTATGATGAGCTTTCCCAATTCCAGGCTCCGGCCAATTTCTGCTTCGGTATACTGGGAGACTGCCGCGACGGGGAAGGTATTTACAAGGCGCTGCTTTCCAAAATCAAGGAATTCAAGGGTGTGATGGTAGCCAATAATGGAGACATGGTGAGTGGCCCGACAGTCTACAATGAATGGCTCACCTTCATCCAGGACACCAAGAATGCCGACATTCCCTTTGTGGCAGCGCTAGGCAATCACGACACCAAGAAAGCCGCAGACACAGTGTGGGATTCCAAGCTGTTCAAGATTCCTCAGAAGGATTTTTATTATTCCCTGAACTTTGGTAACTGCGCTTTTTTCTTTCTCAACACAGAATACACGAAAGGCTCTTTCCCGATCAGTGGAGCCCAGATGGACTGGCTGAAATCCGAACTTTCCAGCAGTACAGCCAAGAATAAATTCGTATTCGTGCACAGACCGCTGTATCCATTGAAAAGCCAGGGCCAGCATTACAACGACTCGCTCAACATCTATCCTGCTGACCGCGACGCACTGCTCCAGTTGTTCAAGGACAATGGAGTCAAATACATCTTCTGCGGACACGAGCATTTCTACAACAGGCAGACTGTCGAAGGCGTGGAGAACGTGATTGTCGGCGGAGCAGGCGCTCCGTTGTATACCTCTGCCGCTAAAGGCGGATATTATCACTTCGTGCTGGTGACTGTGAAAAACGGCACAGTGAAGTGTGAAGTCTATAAATATGACTCTACCGCCGGAACTTACCAGATCTCGGATACATTTTAA
- a CDS encoding C1 family peptidase yields MKKVLVLISIIFYSNFLLAASLEGISENRMLRFSQACRIAASEGATYTLSLDAMPEGVNYEDWCGLSSLENLPDAGRINVSNSARDLPEKFDWRDKNAVSQVKNQGGSMTCWAFALTGVFESVIMMKTHTQVILSEQDLVNCNQYGYSCQGGKLDAGKYFQDIGAALSKDCPYVGQDTACNNALSRPYKITSWSFLGQTPSVEEIKQAIMSSGPVACAVTIDNNFGLYSGGVYNHDAQGPVNHGVILVGWFDRMGNGCWILKNSGGAQWGVKGFMYIEYGKSHVGTTPVVMTY; encoded by the coding sequence ATGAAGAAGGTCCTGGTTTTAATTTCCATCATTTTTTACTCCAATTTTTTGCTTGCAGCAAGCCTTGAAGGCATCAGTGAAAATCGTATGCTGCGCTTCAGCCAGGCTTGCAGAATAGCCGCTTCCGAAGGAGCGACATACACTCTTTCGCTGGATGCGATGCCCGAAGGTGTGAATTATGAGGACTGGTGCGGGTTGTCCTCCTTGGAAAATCTTCCGGATGCTGGGAGAATCAATGTGTCAAACTCTGCCCGGGATCTTCCGGAAAAGTTCGACTGGCGTGATAAAAATGCGGTGAGCCAGGTGAAAAATCAGGGAGGCAGCATGACCTGCTGGGCTTTTGCCCTGACAGGAGTATTCGAATCAGTGATCATGATGAAGACTCATACCCAGGTGATTCTCTCGGAACAGGACCTGGTCAACTGCAACCAGTATGGTTACAGCTGCCAGGGCGGCAAACTGGATGCCGGCAAGTATTTCCAGGACATTGGTGCAGCCCTGAGCAAGGACTGCCCATACGTAGGGCAGGACACGGCCTGCAACAACGCCTTATCCAGGCCATATAAAATCACCAGCTGGAGCTTTCTGGGCCAGACGCCTTCAGTGGAGGAGATCAAACAGGCTATCATGAGTAGCGGACCAGTGGCCTGCGCAGTCACAATTGACAACAATTTCGGATTATACAGCGGTGGAGTATATAATCATGATGCCCAGGGACCCGTCAACCACGGCGTGATTCTGGTGGGATGGTTTGACCGGATGGGAAATGGCTGCTGGATTTTAAAGAATTCGGGTGGTGCCCAGTGGGGTGTAAAGGGTTTCATGTACATTGAATATGGCAAATCTCACGTTGGTACGACTCCAGTGGTGATGACCTACTGA
- the dtd gene encoding D-aminoacyl-tRNA deacylase, translated as MRAFIQRVSYAKVTVDGKITGEIGAGLLVLLGLGHADNESEAAALARKLVNLRVFNDNLGKMNLSLLDVLGEMLAISQFTLHADTRKGNRPSFTEAMEPEQASSLYDYFCTEVEKLGLTVRRGIFGAHMKVTLENDGPVSIMVYSKNEYQSK; from the coding sequence ATGCGAGCCTTTATCCAGCGGGTCAGCTATGCAAAAGTTACTGTTGATGGAAAAATCACAGGAGAGATCGGTGCAGGACTGCTTGTACTGCTTGGCCTGGGACACGCAGATAACGAATCCGAAGCTGCAGCGTTGGCTCGAAAACTTGTCAATCTACGGGTTTTCAACGATAACCTGGGCAAGATGAATCTCTCGCTCCTGGATGTCCTGGGTGAAATGCTCGCGATCTCGCAGTTCACCCTGCACGCTGATACAAGAAAGGGCAACCGTCCTTCATTTACTGAGGCGATGGAACCAGAACAAGCCAGCTCACTTTATGATTATTTCTGTACTGAAGTGGAAAAACTCGGATTAACAGTCAGACGCGGCATTTTTGGTGCTCACATGAAAGTGACTCTGGAAAATGACGGGCCTGTCAGCATCATGGTTTACAGTAAAAATGAGTATCAATCGAAGTGA
- a CDS encoding helix-hairpin-helix domain-containing protein, with translation MRIALTLFILLSFQVLEARIDDRIDLNLAQQEQLMTLYGISEQDADNIMKYRLDKGEFKRIEEVIPIIGDDKFELIKYDLKVTPLETRFRDALSGYVFMEQYNLVDGLASAQDFGKMKVNVYDAVEVNLSKKKTFKNNNELFNKDKWEYFRSVTLNHYKRVDITKAHEIKNEPDLELFKTVDLKKEREEKAGDAITFLDDYFNGKPKIQKKKQEVVGGQYLLSDYDENKYFTTEDSKRALYETNKANIRYVRRDQDGPTLPPKELPAEQEEKMKDIDGPHFRKELKDKLLIGNFYLPPVRSPLVAKSSSEHISGLRLYHFENNWDNSLFLADMPLRDGSVFGGEFNFNVGKDSKFSMVGYNMHEHRFGNNFPCLSLNGSKQLTNDTSAFIEFDSVANKAYSTYGKIFTTMGNYSLTCSLNSVTPTYRIISLLQPYFEAGGGNYTFQGLLEGYFKMSYKFLESSTFSLDFTNTKKKGNYFTENVRDLHDYSIYLDYEPAAKWSFNVTNSYKDNNYDETKYKNNMAFSTQYQADETTTWKLNFKNTAFKDSNAAYHKLECVKKYHKLSIGPAFNVYRNDPDDGSGDEAVCELNYEFNKNTYLATNYDVGYSKNKAGHFDDERTWHVSFNSKF, from the coding sequence ATGAGAATAGCGCTGACGCTTTTTATTCTGCTTTCCTTCCAGGTTCTGGAAGCCAGGATCGACGACCGCATCGATCTGAATCTGGCACAGCAGGAACAATTGATGACTCTATATGGGATCTCCGAGCAGGATGCGGATAACATCATGAAATACAGGCTGGATAAGGGGGAATTCAAGCGGATCGAGGAAGTGATCCCGATCATCGGGGATGATAAATTCGAACTGATTAAATATGATCTTAAAGTCACACCGCTGGAAACCAGATTCAGGGACGCGCTTTCCGGATATGTATTCATGGAGCAGTATAATCTGGTGGATGGACTGGCTTCAGCCCAGGACTTCGGCAAGATGAAGGTCAATGTCTACGATGCTGTTGAAGTAAACCTGAGTAAAAAGAAAACATTCAAGAACAACAACGAACTCTTCAACAAAGATAAGTGGGAATACTTCAGGAGCGTAACTCTCAACCACTATAAAAGGGTGGACATTACCAAGGCGCATGAAATCAAGAACGAGCCTGATCTGGAACTTTTCAAGACCGTGGATCTGAAAAAGGAGCGCGAGGAGAAAGCCGGTGACGCGATCACCTTCCTGGACGATTATTTCAATGGAAAACCCAAGATTCAGAAGAAGAAACAGGAAGTAGTCGGTGGCCAGTATCTGCTGTCAGATTATGATGAGAACAAGTATTTCACTACCGAAGATTCCAAAAGAGCATTGTACGAAACGAACAAGGCAAATATCCGTTATGTACGTCGGGATCAGGACGGCCCCACTCTTCCGCCTAAGGAGCTGCCTGCTGAACAGGAAGAAAAAATGAAAGACATTGACGGACCGCATTTCAGGAAAGAACTGAAAGACAAGCTGCTGATCGGAAATTTCTATCTCCCGCCTGTGCGATCTCCTCTGGTCGCCAAAAGCAGCAGCGAACACATCAGCGGACTGCGCCTCTATCACTTTGAAAACAACTGGGACAATTCCCTGTTTCTGGCCGACATGCCTCTAAGAGATGGAAGCGTCTTTGGCGGGGAATTCAATTTCAATGTAGGCAAAGACTCCAAGTTTTCCATGGTCGGGTATAATATGCACGAACACAGGTTTGGCAATAATTTTCCCTGCCTTTCATTGAACGGCAGCAAACAGCTGACCAATGACACTTCAGCATTCATAGAGTTCGACAGTGTGGCCAACAAAGCCTATTCTACATATGGCAAAATCTTCACCACCATGGGGAACTACTCGCTGACCTGTTCCTTGAACTCGGTCACGCCAACGTACCGCATTATAAGCCTCCTGCAGCCGTATTTCGAAGCAGGTGGCGGCAACTATACGTTCCAGGGCCTGCTGGAAGGATATTTCAAAATGAGCTACAAGTTCCTGGAAAGTTCAACTTTCTCATTAGATTTCACGAACACCAAGAAAAAGGGTAATTATTTCACGGAAAACGTAAGGGATCTGCATGACTACAGTATTTATCTGGATTACGAGCCTGCAGCCAAATGGAGTTTCAATGTGACGAATTCCTACAAGGATAATAATTATGACGAGACAAAGTATAAAAACAACATGGCGTTTTCCACGCAATATCAGGCCGACGAAACAACTACCTGGAAGCTCAATTTCAAGAACACTGCTTTCAAGGACTCCAATGCTGCTTATCACAAGCTGGAGTGCGTGAAAAAATACCATAAGTTAAGCATCGGCCCTGCTTTCAATGTTTACCGCAATGATCCGGATGATGGATCAGGCGATGAAGCAGTCTGCGAACTGAATTATGAATTCAATAAAAACACTTATCTGGCGACTAATTATGATGTCGGTTACTCAAAAAACAAAGCCGGCCATTTTGATGATGAGCGCACCTGGCATGTTTCGTTTAATTCGAAATTTTAG